The genomic interval ATAAACACATTTTCCGGTGACTTCATCTATCAGATTTACCTGTCTCTCCTTATTGAGCGTGGTTCGTCCCAGGTGCATTTCTTTTGCGTTGTGTTTGCCCTTTGAAAATGGTTGCAAAGCCTAAATATCTCAGAGCTCTTGTGTATTTTTGCCGTGTCGATTTATATATGGCATGGTCTTGTTATGATAATCTTGTATAACTGTCTGAATCCCCATCTCCGTTGGACGATGATCTGTCTGGTCTTTAAAAGTCATCATATCTGCAGTACAGCCTATGCTATGCCaacaaaattaccaaaattgCCATCTTATCCCCACCTAATAACAGAAACCCCCCTGCTGGCCTACTGTTCTCTTCTGGCTTCTACTCACCCTTATCCTGCTAAACAAGGGGAGAACAATTTAAATATACATTTTTCTTCCCTGACTAGGGAAGGAGATAATCCACTCCAATTCagctggagaaaaaaaatgacttcTTTGTGTGTTCATCTCCTGAAaattaaataaagaaaaggagaaagaaatgTTGGATGGCAGGAGGAGGGGAGTGGTGATGTCAAGTGGATGAGGAAGTAGTGTAGGAGGAGCCATCCTTCATATCAACCTCCAAAAGCTCATCCATAACCTCCTCCCTTCCCTTTCTCTCGCTTCTCCCCTAACAAATCTCCACGTCTCCCCCCCTATCTTTGTCTTCATGTGCAGAAACTCAAAGACCTCTCTCCCTCACCTATATTACCTGCACCAACACCACTGACCACTCCCTCCTCCTGTTCTTGCTCCTTCCTCCCAGTGTCTCTCAAGGTAAGATAAGCTACATGCATATCAGTGTACAGAATTTGCTTTTCTATTGGTTTGATTTGAGTCATCTTttctttcgtgatttcttcagtCGTAATAGTTCTTCTGGCGTGGCCAAGAATTTGTTGCACGCATAGTTTCAAAATGACCAAATTATTAGGATCTATTGCATGTTGTCATCTTTGTTTCTGATTGATTTTTTAGTTCTCTTGTTTGTATGAGTGATGAGaggtttttttatatttgttcagTTCCAACGTCGTTTGATCGTTGGTACAGATGATGaagatttctttttttgtttatcATTTCTGTTAAAAGAATACCACATATTTTctgcagaaacaaaaaaaatgggtaTCTGCACGCACTCCAAGAGAAAGGAGTCCCTTGGTTTCTCTGATGATggaaagtctttttttttttgtttacctTGTTGCTATGAACTTTTAGCAgacttgcatagttgcatgtgttctatcagaaaaaaaaaagaataagttaTCATCATGCATGTAGATGATTGTTATTTTAGTAGGAGGAAAGCTATAGCTCAATTCTTTTGACAGTGCTGTTCTTTGGGTGTAGAGCGGTGCAGGGTTCACAAGGCAGGAGAAAATGGGGGAGATCACCAATGTCATGGAGTACCAGGCCATCGCGAAGCAGAAGCTTCCGAAGATGATCTACGACTACTACGCCTCTGGAGCTGAGGATGAGTGGACTCTCAAGGAGAACAGGGAGGCATTCTCCAGGATCTTGTAAGCCATAATTCTTAATTACTTGATTGCTTGACATGTTACAAATTAATTGCACCACTACTCCTCCCTATGCCATATTGTGCATCAAAATATTTCATCTGTGTAAATGCCTCCCTATGAGTCTACCATGTACAAGTTCAATCTGATAGCTCATAGTTAAGTAGGATGGATCGACAAAACATTACTAGTTGTCCAATCCTGACCACTCGGTCTTTTTACTAGGTAGACTAGTTTGAGCACATCGTATTCTTTTCAAAATAGAGTTAAGGGCATTTCATTAGTTCAGTAAAATTGCCAATCAGTGAAACTCTCAGCTAATCATAATCTTATTCCCAGACCCAGAATATCTATCATACAACATCTAACGTTATCACTTTCTCCTACGAAAGCTTTAGCAAATGACTTAAATTTTTCAATCACATTCCTTAGGTTGAACATTTGTTAATTTTTCAGCCCACAATCTGACTGTAACCTTTTCTGGCTAGGTTTCGTCCCCGCATCCTGATCGATGTCTCAAAGATCGACATGTCCGCAACTGTTCTTGGGTTCAAGATATCAATGCCCATAATGATTGCTCCCAGTGCCATGCAGAAGATGGCTCACCCTGACGGTACATATGCCATTTCAATTATGTTGCTTAATTGTTGTACAGCCTTCCATTTAGCCCAAACTCAAAACCAAAAGTAATTTCATCCATCAACATTAGCATATTATATTGTTTAAAAAAAGCATATTACTActacaaaaactgaaaataaactGAAGTTGTTAGCATGTAACAAGCAAGCACATGATCTACATTGATCTTTGCATAGAATTGGGCTAActaaaataccatatgtattcAGGAGAGTATGCAACAGCCAGGGCAGCTTCAGCAGCAGGAACTATAATGGTATGCTATCTACATGTTGTCATGTTCAATAGCAAACAACATTTCCTTGGATGCATAaagaaaccaaaccaaaacaGAAATTCAAACTTGCATGAACGCCAATGTTAATTTGGTATCGCCTTCATGTTTCAGACACTGTCATCTTGGGCTACTTCAAGTGTTGAGGAGGTCGCCTCAACTGGACCAGGAATCCGTTTCTTCCAGCTATATGTAAACCATATCATATCACTCTGCTCATGTAGCATACTTTGGCTACATTTTATTTTCGTATCTCATTTTCTTGTATGATCCTGCATACATCTACAGGTGTACAAGGACAGGAATGTGGTTGAGCAGCTTGTCAGAAGAGCCGAGAGAGCTGGGTTCAAGGCGATCGCACTGACCGTGGACACTCCGCGACTGGGACGCAGGGAAGCTGACATCAAGAACAGGTGAGTTCTTAACTAGCCACCTGAATTTGGCACGATCTAGAAATGAATTTCAGCGAGTTGTCGTAAATGTTAAGTGATGTGATAAATGGCTGCGTTGTTGCAGGTTCGTTCTGCCACCATACTTGACACTGAAGAATTTCGAAGGCCTGGACCTTGCAGAGATGGACAAGGTCGGTTaattcagccaaaaaaaaaaacagttattTTCTCTGAAGGAAAAATGGTCTGTTCTATGCAGCAATTTGAACCATTTCGTTGGCATTTGCAGAGCAACGATTCCGGGCTGGCCTCCTACGTCGCCGGGCAGATCGATCGCACGCTCAGCTGGAAGGTAATGATCAATGCTCATCGATGCTACAACAAACTTACCAGCAAATTAACTTATCGAAATTACTGTTCTTGATGCTAAGATCGGGAGAAATTCTGACGGTGTGTGTTGTTGATGATGCTGCAGGATGTGAAGTGGCTGCAGAGCATCACGTCGCTGCCGATCCTCGTCAAGGGCGTCATCACCGCGGAGGATGGTAGGATAGCTTCCTGTTTCTTGCATTTCTTCTGATTTGACTGATTTGAAATCCACAAAATCACAAAGGAAACTGATGCGTTTATGCGCGCGTGCGCAGCGAGGCTGGCCGTGCACTCCGGCGCGGCGGGGATCATCGTGTCGAACCACGGCGCGCGGCAGCTGGACTACGTCCCGGCGACCATCAGCGCCCTGGAGGAGGtggtcacggcggcggcggggcgcatCCCGGTGTACCTCGACGGCGGCGTTCGCCGCGGCACCGACGTCTTCAAGGCGCTcgccctcggcgccgccggcgtcttcGTAAGTCCTTCGATCGATAGCCGATGATCTATGGCGTGATAcatgtcatcgtcgtcgtcgtcgtcttgatGGATTGAATTGCGTTTGCAGATAGGGAGGCCGGTGGTGTTCGcgctggcggcggagggggaggccgggGTGAGGAACGTGCTGCGGATGATGCGGGAGGAGTTCGAGCTCACCATGGCGCTCAGCGGATGCACCTCGCTCGCCGACATCACCCGCGCCCACATCTACACCGACGCCGACCGCCTCGCCCGCCCCTTCCCCAGGTTGTgaggacctcgccgccgccgccgccggcgaactcTAGCCAAACAATAAACAATATACGACGACGCCAGAGAGCACgccgattaattaattaggtaatTTTTGCAAAAGAATCTCGTCGATCCACACGCGCGCAAGCAACACACGTACTCCGTGCACCCCTCGTAACTGGGTCGTTCATGCTCTTAATCCCAACGATTAATTATACTGGTATAATCTTTGTAATTTCGAGTACTGTACACCTATTTGGCATCTGTATATCTCGCCTTAAGATATTTACGGAACCGGTTTATATActcctttaatttttaattaacggagttcaacatatatataagttacttcaTGAAAGATATGGATGTGAACAGGAACGAAATAGTGCTACTCTCTCACTTTACTATGCTTTGGATCGAGTTTAAACTGATATAGTTGTCTAAGTTTGCATTGAGAGGACATATAGTGAAAATAGATGAACTTTAAGTTTATGGATTTCATTTAATGTTTTAACGGGTCGGCCAAAAGTTAGccgaccaatttcattaagatttggGGGGAAAATACAGTAAAATGTTACAACGACTTACAATACCGTGGTTGCCAGGGAAAGACCCCAGCCAACCAAGAACGAGAAAAGAAAGTAGGGCTAAACCCCGCAGACAGTCATGGCGATTACTCGCGAAACAGCCACCCTCCAGACAGCAATTTCCTCTTCAATATCCTCCGCAAGTTATTCCGGTGTCTTGGGCACATGTTGAAAAATTCTTGCATTACGATCCTTCCAAATCAACCAACAAATTAGCATGAATGCACTGTCAAAATCCATCCTGTAGCTCGTCCGGAAACAGCATCTTGTTGCCAAGTGCCAACCACTAGTCAGCTAGTGTGTTCTCCTCATCTGTCGGAATTGGGAAGCTAGCATTGCACCATCTTCTGATAATTCTCCACACCGCCGCCGTGAAGTCGCAGCCAACGAACAGGTGGTGGCAGTCCTCGTCTTGGCGCTGACAGAGCGGGCAAATGTCGTCATGAGGCCAGTTCCGCTTGGCAAGGTTGTCAGCAGTAAGACACCGATCCTTTAGCGTAATCCACATGAAGAAGCGGACTTGTGAGGGGGCCTTGGAGTGCCATAGCAGCTCGCCATAGGGACAATTCTCTGTTGCCATGAAGAACATGTCATAGGACAATTCTCTGCTACCGAGAACTGCCCGTCATTTGTCAGTTTCCACCTGATCTCATCCGCCGAGGGTAGCAGCAGCACATCGCGGATTTCTTTCCACAATTGGAAGAACTCGCCCATTGCCTCGTTGGACAACGCCCCTTGCAGCCCGTAGACCCATCGATTGTTGCACAGGGCTTTGGCAACCGAAAGCGAGTGTAGGATCGGCCATCGCCAAGCAAAACATCTCTTCCCGGTCCAGTTTGCTGTCCAGAAGTCAGTGTTCTTCCCATTGCTGACAATGTACCCTGCcgctgttgatgaaaaaatcgaacacaccggcctgggagatctgcttagctcctgtgcaggtccaaagattaatgagatgcgggcgtgccagtcagtttaatcctacaactgacaagatttGCAAATAATAGATCAAAAAGCCGattggctgacaagccgatggagtagttccagccgatagtcgataatagccgatgccgatactagccgatagcgatagggtttaagcaatcggctatatgtccaatgtagataatgatataaaggcaatcggctgatgatgatgtaataaaataacaatataatccaatataaaccaatcggctatcaatgatatgataaataagcatcggtccgaaggttaaagcacacatcggctggaggtccgatgtcatgaaatccacaagattagattaaacaatgaaacctttgttgtcatcggctaaatccaacttatatgtatatacaatcCTCATGAGCcaatgcaacgtccagataactcaccgactgaaaccccgatgaaacccttattggcaatcaataagcaggctagagattatggttctaagcacgacttagtagatcaaacttaactgatgcagcactaagtatgaaaagaaacataatatctagacaatcaagccgatgatttagccgataccggcagaaaccctaaagcgagagacagccgatagagctaaattgatatgctaagactagattaacagagacatgataaataggtaggcaaatatatcatccaaaccagagcaatccaagaggtcgaatgtactgatgcagccttgaacgacgccgacgtaaacgatacaattgcccgggccggcggaacattggagtTACCCTTTAGCcagagatcgaacaccgatgcagccccgcgtcaggtgtcaagtcccgccggacgataaaataaagtagaaaaggtaaaaggtggcgatgcgccgaattgtattgatcgtgaaaatagattacatagaccccgggtgtacatatttatacccacgGGTTGATACAattccttgtcggacaagaaagaaactttcctaaagataaaaggaaaagataaagtccttataggatactaaacacactttcctaaagataaaaggaaactaacaaactattcctaattaatagataacttgccacgccgcattctctttgaactcggtctcttctggataagcttcctttagtagatcaatttccttaaccgaatatagcaagaatccgacaactgacgacttgacaactctcatcggctaatctcaggacttcgaagccgatgctaactctaagccgatgactactctgggcttaccaaatttcactgttaacagccGCCGAGCGAAATATGGTCTCCACATCATTCCCAGGCCTGAAAGTCGCCATCGTCCAGGGCCTATCCTTCTGTTCCAGTGATTTCGCATGCCACTTCAACCTTAGGGCCTGACCAAATGACCAAAGAAATTCAAGTGGTCTC from Oryza glaberrima chromosome 3, OglaRS2, whole genome shotgun sequence carries:
- the LOC127766436 gene encoding glycolate oxidase 1 translates to MAGSNPPPKPWERAGTSSGPAPFKPPSGGSTSDIVEASGTAKPGEVVSAAESNVASNVNSTISRPVPPRPWQQQGYGSYGGYGSSMYSSLGGFGGPYSSGGLYGNNMYSSYGGGYGGMYGSSGMYGGSMYNSGMGGPYGGYGMGMGAYNQGPNSFGPPAPPPGFWMSFLRVMHGVVNFCGRVAFLFSQNTQAFHMFISALLQLCDRTGMLYGELARFVLRLLGIKTKAKKGGVQGAETSSFEGPGHHFAEAPKANNSWDSVWTDDGRGKPFPFSRFSPNKSPRLPPYLCLHVQKLKDLSPSPILPAPTPLTTPSSCSCSFLPVSLKSGAGFTRQEKMGEITNVMEYQAIAKQKLPKMIYDYYASGAEDEWTLKENREAFSRILFRPRILIDVSKIDMSATVLGFKISMPIMIAPSAMQKMAHPDGEYATARAASAAGTIMTLSSWATSSVEEVASTGPGIRFFQLYVYKDRNVVEQLVRRAERAGFKAIALTVDTPRLGRREADIKNRFVLPPYLTLKNFEGLDLAEMDKSNDSGLASYVAGQIDRTLSWKDVKWLQSITSLPILVKGVITAEDARLAVHSGAAGIIVSNHGARQLDYVPATISALEEVVTAAAGRIPVYLDGGVRRGTDVFKALALGAAGVFIGRPVVFALAAEGEAGVRNVLRMMREEFELTMALSGCTSLADITRAHIYTDADRLARPFPRL